Proteins encoded together in one uncultured Desulfosarcina sp. window:
- a CDS encoding glycosyltransferase family 4 protein yields the protein MPEFFVPVKVMDFRGTYKGGGGPDKTVLYSAFLHDKSKLDVRVVYIRDPRDKEFQIGDRARKMGLSYSEFEDRRFFDWGCIRQLAGFVRREKIRVIHSHDDKTSLYGFFVKLLVPAVQIVFTVHLHTPVQRESYPSILSYLNARFRRFTVIWLMKRYIKPVMAVSDHTRQSLADDGLPLESSITLRNCIDVDSWKRDVGRPVLRSELKLEDNTFLVGTVARIAQRHKDLPTFYRVAAKVCKQLDNVRFVIVGDGYGDLLKKAQREVRKLGLDHKLHFTGHRNDLFDIYRSFDLFLMTSFTEGMPNTVLEAMAMEVPVISTRVAGVPELVEDGKTGVLCPIGDVEALSQAVVALLGNREMLESFASTGRRRIEAHFDFKKRVKALENYYLWAAAQSPREALNIEIS from the coding sequence GTGCCGGAGTTTTTTGTGCCTGTTAAAGTCATGGATTTTCGTGGCACCTACAAAGGGGGAGGTGGGCCCGACAAAACGGTTCTCTACTCAGCGTTTCTGCACGACAAGTCCAAACTAGATGTGCGCGTTGTTTATATCCGCGACCCGCGTGACAAGGAATTTCAGATAGGTGATCGCGCCAGAAAAATGGGACTCAGCTATAGCGAGTTTGAGGATCGCAGATTCTTTGACTGGGGCTGTATTCGTCAACTGGCGGGTTTTGTCCGTCGTGAAAAAATTCGAGTTATTCATTCCCATGATGATAAAACATCTCTCTATGGTTTTTTTGTCAAACTGCTGGTACCTGCAGTGCAGATTGTTTTCACCGTCCATTTGCACACACCTGTCCAGCGAGAAAGTTATCCATCAATTCTATCCTATCTAAATGCCCGGTTCCGGCGTTTTACGGTCATTTGGTTGATGAAACGTTACATAAAACCGGTTATGGCCGTTTCCGATCACACTAGGCAATCATTAGCCGATGACGGTCTGCCGCTCGAAAGCTCCATCACTTTGAGAAACTGCATCGATGTCGATAGCTGGAAGAGGGACGTCGGCCGGCCGGTACTGCGCAGTGAATTGAAATTGGAAGACAACACTTTTCTGGTCGGTACCGTCGCACGCATCGCCCAGCGACACAAAGACCTGCCGACGTTTTACAGGGTTGCCGCAAAGGTCTGCAAGCAACTTGACAATGTCCGCTTTGTCATCGTCGGGGACGGCTACGGAGATTTGTTGAAAAAGGCACAGCGCGAAGTTCGCAAACTTGGTCTCGATCACAAACTACATTTCACCGGACATCGCAATGATCTGTTCGACATCTACCGCTCCTTCGACCTCTTTCTAATGACCTCATTTACCGAGGGAATGCCGAACACCGTACTCGAAGCCATGGCGATGGAGGTGCCGGTTATTTCGACACGTGTTGCCGGCGTTCCAGAACTGGTTGAAGATGGAAAAACCGGAGTGCTCTGTCCGATCGGGGATGTCGAAGCGTTAAGTCAGGCAGTCGTTGCTCTGCTGGGAAATCGGGAAATGCTTGAATCTTTTGCCAGCACCGGGCGTCGCCGCATTGAAGCGCATTTCGACTTTAAAAAACGGGTCAAGGCACTGGAAAACTACTACCTTTGGGCGGCAGCACAATCACCCCGCGAAGCCCTCAATATTGAAATATCATGA
- the asnB gene encoding asparagine synthase (glutamine-hydrolyzing), translating to MCGIAGFTRTACPTGDKQMLYTMGLRIAHRGPDAHGEYLDDHIGLAHRRLSIIDLSADGTQPMVSSCGRYQIVFNGEIYNFQQLRQRFADDGVQFRTRTDTEVILASYARHGKQCLHQLHGMYAFALWDMQEKTLFLARDRIGKKPLYWWWGGNDRLAFASELKCLFELPDFQPEIEPTAVVDYLKYLYIPAPKSIYQNVYKLLPGHSLTLRIGAEPRIEKYWDVDFSVQDSLGFEDATRQLLQMIEEKTRLRMVADVPLGAFLSGGVDSSGIVALMAKHSTDPVRTCTIGFNNRRYDESEFAREVAKRFSTHHSEYRVQDNLTNTIELLPRYFDEPFADSSALPTYHVSRLARQAVTVALAGDGGDESFGGYQKYVTELVEDRVRRSVPGFVLKPINWVCASAEQGACKKAASLTAAALTDAANGYYMTNSFITDSQLSQLLSEPISAACHGYDPAELTKSYWARFPEADHVTRMLYTDIKTYLPGDILVKVDRTSMAHALEVRAPLLDHEIVEYAASLPSRWKILGRQKKIILRKAFATLLPETFLARRKQGFTVPLASWFRKELKPLFVSEVLDNPELCEFFCVENLKKFWEVHQAGRGDHGQLLWTILSFAIWHKEYFSSSARGR from the coding sequence ATGTGCGGTATTGCCGGATTTACACGAACTGCCTGCCCGACAGGCGACAAACAAATGCTTTATACCATGGGACTGCGCATTGCCCATCGTGGCCCCGATGCCCACGGCGAATATCTTGATGACCACATAGGGCTGGCCCACAGGAGGCTTTCGATTATTGACCTCAGCGCCGACGGAACGCAGCCGATGGTCTCTTCATGCGGCCGTTATCAGATCGTCTTCAACGGCGAGATTTACAATTTCCAACAGTTGCGACAGCGATTCGCAGATGACGGCGTGCAGTTTCGCACGCGCACCGATACTGAAGTAATTTTGGCCTCCTATGCCCGTCACGGAAAACAATGCCTGCACCAGTTGCACGGCATGTATGCCTTCGCTCTCTGGGATATGCAGGAGAAAACCTTATTCTTGGCTCGCGACCGGATCGGCAAGAAACCACTCTATTGGTGGTGGGGAGGCAACGACAGGTTAGCCTTTGCCTCAGAACTGAAATGCCTTTTCGAGCTTCCGGATTTTCAGCCTGAAATCGAGCCGACGGCAGTGGTCGACTACCTGAAATATCTCTATATCCCGGCACCGAAATCCATCTATCAAAATGTTTACAAGCTCTTACCCGGCCATTCGCTTACTTTAAGAATTGGCGCTGAACCAAGGATAGAAAAATACTGGGATGTCGATTTTTCGGTGCAAGATAGTCTCGGTTTCGAAGACGCCACCCGACAACTGCTGCAGATGATCGAAGAGAAAACCCGGCTGCGCATGGTTGCCGATGTGCCGCTTGGTGCTTTTCTTTCCGGTGGCGTCGATTCCAGCGGCATCGTTGCCCTGATGGCCAAGCACTCGACCGATCCGGTACGTACGTGCACAATCGGATTCAACAACCGCCGGTATGACGAATCGGAATTCGCTAGGGAGGTCGCCAAAAGGTTTTCGACCCATCATAGCGAGTACCGGGTTCAGGACAATCTTACCAATACCATTGAACTGCTTCCCCGCTATTTTGACGAGCCTTTTGCCGATTCCTCGGCCCTGCCAACCTACCATGTATCTCGATTGGCACGGCAAGCTGTGACGGTTGCCTTGGCGGGCGACGGCGGAGACGAGTCGTTCGGCGGTTATCAGAAATATGTTACCGAACTGGTGGAGGACCGGGTCAGACGCTCTGTTCCCGGCTTCGTACTTAAACCGATTAACTGGGTCTGTGCTTCGGCTGAACAGGGTGCATGCAAAAAAGCGGCGAGCCTTACAGCTGCAGCACTCACCGACGCTGCAAACGGCTATTACATGACCAACAGCTTTATCACCGACAGTCAGCTATCTCAGTTGTTATCGGAACCGATTTCCGCAGCCTGCCATGGCTATGATCCTGCCGAACTAACAAAAAGCTATTGGGCGCGTTTCCCCGAGGCCGACCATGTAACACGCATGCTTTATACGGACATCAAGACCTATCTTCCCGGTGATATACTGGTCAAAGTTGACCGCACCAGTATGGCCCACGCATTGGAGGTCAGAGCACCGCTGCTCGATCATGAGATCGTTGAATATGCGGCCAGCCTTCCATCGCGCTGGAAAATACTCGGGCGGCAGAAGAAGATCATTCTGCGAAAAGCATTCGCAACGCTGCTGCCGGAAACTTTTCTTGCCCGGCGCAAGCAGGGCTTTACCGTGCCATTGGCAAGCTGGTTTCGTAAAGAGCTGAAGCCGTTGTTCGTCAGTGAGGTTCTGGACAATCCTGAACTATGTGAATTTTTCTGTGTAGAGAATCTGAAAAAATTCTGGGAAGTACATCAAGCCGGTCGCGGTGATCATGGACAACTGCTGTGGACAATTCTTTCTTTTGCGATTTGGCACAAGGAATATTTCAGCAGCTCTGCTCGGGGAAGATAA
- a CDS encoding glycosyltransferase, which yields MEKDKLEHMPKPINILHLVYKLTYGGAERILVNIVNRSNRRFRHVICSLANPDVFAETLQSQAQVVSLNKREGNDPRIPWKIASLCREHDIDLIHSISWSTYIDGYLGGLMRGFRRPRFIFAFHGKTISDLLGIPHRRIWAQRLLALGCDAIVAPSQQMLVDYSATFGVAQKKISLLYNGVDEKEYRPRIRTEDSRAEFGFTEDDIVIGCVARLDPVKNLPSLIRSFARVNEAVPKSRLMIVGGGDQYDQLHELVSLLNLHDSIVLTRMRADSANCMRAMDIYILPSLYEGFSVTILEAMATAMPVLAGRVGGTPELVEDGVNGYLFEIDDTQEERMAALMIRLCEDAVSRQKMGRRGRERVLEKFTISGMVREYERLFTILVDK from the coding sequence TTGGAGAAAGACAAGTTAGAGCATATGCCCAAGCCCATCAACATTCTTCATCTGGTGTATAAGTTGACCTATGGCGGGGCCGAACGTATTTTGGTGAACATCGTCAACCGATCGAACAGACGCTTTAGGCATGTCATCTGCAGTTTAGCAAACCCGGACGTCTTTGCCGAAACCTTGCAAAGCCAAGCACAAGTGGTCAGCCTTAACAAAAGGGAAGGGAATGATCCGAGAATTCCCTGGAAAATTGCGTCGCTCTGTCGCGAACACGACATCGACCTGATCCACAGTATCAGCTGGAGTACCTACATAGATGGCTATTTGGGTGGATTGATGCGAGGATTCAGACGTCCTCGATTCATTTTTGCTTTTCACGGTAAGACAATCAGCGACCTATTGGGGATTCCGCATCGGCGGATCTGGGCCCAGCGACTGCTTGCACTCGGTTGCGACGCCATTGTTGCCCCGTCGCAGCAGATGCTGGTCGATTATTCTGCCACTTTCGGTGTCGCGCAGAAGAAGATATCTCTGCTTTATAATGGCGTTGATGAAAAAGAGTATCGTCCCCGCATTCGAACAGAAGATTCGCGTGCTGAATTCGGCTTCACGGAAGATGATATTGTCATCGGCTGCGTTGCCCGGCTCGATCCCGTCAAGAACCTTCCCAGCTTGATCAGGAGTTTTGCCCGTGTCAACGAGGCCGTTCCGAAAAGCCGGTTGATGATCGTCGGCGGCGGCGATCAGTACGACCAGCTTCATGAATTGGTCTCGCTTCTGAATTTGCATGATTCTATCGTGCTGACGAGAATGCGCGCGGACAGCGCTAACTGTATGCGGGCCATGGACATATATATCCTACCATCCCTTTATGAAGGGTTTTCAGTGACCATCCTTGAAGCCATGGCTACCGCTATGCCGGTTTTGGCGGGCCGGGTGGGTGGTACTCCTGAACTCGTCGAGGACGGAGTGAACGGCTATCTCTTCGAGATTGACGATACACAGGAGGAGCGCATGGCCGCATTGATGATCCGGTTGTGCGAAGATGCTGTTTCCCGACAGAAAATGGGAAGGCGCGGCCGGGAACGAGTACTGGAAAAATTTACCATCTCCGGAATGGTTCGCGAATATGAAAGACTGTTTACGATACTGGTTGATAAATAG
- a CDS encoding glycosyltransferase family 2 protein — protein sequence MQFHDIVYLLLSLLIIYIYVGYPVLLWVLARLFRQRHYADTQYCPMVTLVISAFNEEKVIRDKLFNALQLNYPKEKLSIMVVSDGSTDATESIVQEFKDSGVKLLRTSKRNGKTAGLNQALQIIDSEIVVFSDANALYNVQAIRNLVKHFADQRIGYVVGHARYVEENNAAGKSERGYWDYEIRLKKWESDFASVVGGDGAIYAIRTELWQPLNETDINDFVNPLQIIVKGFRGIFEPNAWCTERPAGDFGKEFKRKKRIVNRSFNGILQVPGCLNPLKVGRFSFLILSHKILRWFSAFLLCAHWLLSIYGLFAQGRFVSFYMIMLGPYYLIFLLALIGNYQAETKTASQPLFYYPYYYFLVIFSAAYGILLRLRGVVIYKWQTVREDRQIIENRESITERILVVALFVSLCSLIIYLPLYIDGAPFFAYLLAVLLAYTYFGFPCIVSVFAALKPVHNKVHENNWPSLTLLIVAYNEEAEIRNKLENSLTLDYPHDRYRIVVASDGSTDSTNDIIREFENRGVSPKIYSENRGKIAAINQTMAQLDSELVVLSDANVIYDKSALKQLARHFEDERVGVVSGRVILTNESLSYSEAEKSYYSFEHYIQHKEGQTGTLVGADGAMYAIRRRLFSPPAEDTILDDFVISMQICCKGYLALHENKALGYERNDQEIDKEFRRKRRIIAGGYQVLRRGQGIPGFSMPVHLLYFFSHKVLRWISGPLFILFAVVLIFQQAFGGNDLFLTCCFFAFAISAILAGVAHIWTGTRKNPIFGLIYYQYMLILASIAGCWKGIIKGQHVTWRKTS from the coding sequence ATGCAATTCCACGACATTGTCTATCTGCTGCTGTCCCTTTTGATTATCTATATTTATGTAGGGTACCCGGTGTTACTTTGGGTCTTGGCGCGTTTGTTCCGCCAACGCCATTATGCCGATACTCAGTATTGTCCGATGGTAACTTTAGTTATTTCAGCATTTAACGAAGAGAAAGTTATTCGTGACAAACTTTTTAACGCTTTGCAGCTTAATTACCCGAAAGAAAAATTATCGATAATGGTCGTTTCTGACGGTTCAACCGATGCAACAGAAAGCATTGTGCAGGAATTCAAGGACTCCGGCGTCAAACTGTTGCGTACCAGCAAAAGGAATGGCAAGACCGCAGGACTTAATCAAGCTTTGCAGATTATTGACTCGGAAATTGTCGTCTTTTCCGATGCCAATGCTCTCTACAACGTTCAAGCAATCAGGAATCTGGTCAAACATTTTGCCGATCAGAGAATTGGATATGTGGTCGGTCATGCCCGTTATGTTGAAGAAAACAATGCCGCAGGAAAAAGTGAACGAGGCTATTGGGACTACGAAATTCGTCTGAAGAAATGGGAATCAGATTTTGCATCAGTCGTCGGCGGCGATGGGGCCATTTACGCGATACGAACCGAATTGTGGCAACCTCTTAACGAAACTGATATTAATGATTTCGTTAATCCCTTACAGATCATTGTCAAAGGGTTTCGCGGGATTTTCGAACCCAATGCCTGGTGCACAGAGAGACCTGCAGGGGATTTTGGAAAAGAATTTAAGCGTAAAAAACGCATCGTAAACCGCAGTTTTAACGGGATATTGCAGGTTCCTGGGTGTCTTAATCCATTGAAGGTCGGTCGTTTTTCTTTTTTGATCCTGTCCCATAAGATTCTCCGCTGGTTTTCCGCGTTCCTGCTATGTGCGCATTGGCTACTTAGTATTTACGGCCTTTTTGCTCAAGGACGCTTCGTCTCTTTCTATATGATTATGTTGGGACCCTATTACCTGATATTTTTATTGGCTTTGATCGGAAATTATCAGGCTGAAACAAAAACGGCATCCCAGCCGCTGTTTTATTATCCTTACTATTATTTCCTTGTCATTTTTTCAGCCGCTTATGGAATTCTCCTGCGGCTGCGCGGGGTGGTCATTTATAAATGGCAGACCGTCCGGGAGGATCGGCAAATAATAGAAAACAGGGAGAGCATAACAGAGCGGATACTTGTCGTAGCCCTTTTTGTGTCGCTCTGTAGCCTGATAATCTATCTTCCTCTGTACATTGACGGCGCCCCATTTTTCGCATATCTGTTGGCTGTTTTATTGGCCTATACTTATTTTGGGTTCCCATGTATTGTCTCAGTTTTTGCAGCACTGAAGCCTGTACACAACAAGGTTCACGAGAATAATTGGCCAAGTCTCACTTTGTTGATCGTCGCTTACAACGAAGAAGCAGAGATCCGAAATAAACTGGAAAATTCTTTGACGCTTGACTATCCTCATGACCGCTATCGAATCGTTGTTGCATCCGATGGGTCGACAGATTCAACGAACGATATCATTCGCGAATTCGAAAATCGAGGCGTATCCCCAAAAATCTATTCAGAAAATCGAGGAAAAATTGCAGCAATAAACCAAACCATGGCTCAACTGGACAGCGAACTTGTTGTGCTCTCTGACGCCAACGTCATATACGACAAGTCTGCGCTTAAACAGCTTGCCCGGCATTTTGAAGACGAGCGGGTTGGCGTCGTTTCAGGCAGGGTAATTCTGACCAACGAATCACTTAGTTACAGTGAGGCCGAAAAATCCTATTACAGTTTTGAACATTATATTCAACACAAGGAAGGGCAAACCGGGACGCTGGTCGGGGCCGACGGCGCCATGTACGCGATCAGGCGCAGGTTGTTCAGCCCACCAGCGGAGGACACAATCCTCGACGATTTCGTCATCTCGATGCAGATCTGCTGCAAGGGGTATCTGGCACTGCACGAGAATAAGGCGCTCGGATACGAACGCAACGATCAGGAGATTGATAAAGAATTTAGACGCAAAAGGCGTATTATTGCCGGCGGTTATCAGGTGCTCAGACGCGGACAAGGGATACCGGGATTTTCCATGCCTGTTCATTTATTATATTTCTTTTCTCATAAAGTTTTACGCTGGATCAGTGGGCCACTTTTTATCCTCTTCGCAGTAGTACTGATTTTTCAGCAGGCATTCGGAGGCAACGATCTGTTTCTTACATGCTGCTTTTTCGCGTTTGCCATCAGCGCCATTCTCGCTGGAGTGGCACATATCTGGACCGGTACTAGAAAGAACCCAATATTTGGTTTGATTTATTATCAGTACATGCTCATTTTGGCCTCCATTGCAGGTTGCTGGAAAGGGATCATAAAAGGGCAGCATGTCACTTGGAGAAAGACAAGTTAG